From a single Hyalangium minutum genomic region:
- a CDS encoding xanthine dehydrogenase family protein molybdopterin-binding subunit translates to MTVSRRGFLTGAAASTAGLVISFYVPKIVHAAPKAAQPLPSPNAFLRIGSDDSITVLLAHSEMGQGIWTGLAMLIAEELDCDWSKVRCEHAPAAPVYGHPAMGIQMTGGSTSTHGEFDRYRNVGATAKALLLRAAAERWKTTPAKLSAANGVITFGGERLTYGAVAEAAMKLSPPKTVKLKEPKEWKLIGTKVRRLDTPEKINGKAQFGIDVSFPGLRTAVVLRPPAFGAKLVKFDAADALKVPGVEKVVQTANGVAVVASHFWAAKLGRDAVRAEWSTPEGGGASSEKILAEFRQLSLGEGSTVADTGKVKEALNLSASKLEASYEVPYLAHAMMEPLNCTVKIDGDRCEIWTGTQFQTVDQGTAAHILGTTPDKVTIHTTFLGGGFGRRANPASDFVSEAVIVAKAAGVPVKVVWTREDDMRGGYYRPAYVHRVNVGIDKAGLPAAWHHVIVGQSILAGTPFEKFMVHNGIDATSVEGVADSPYLETTKSKHVSLHSPKTPVTVLWWRSVGHTHTAFAMESMIDELAHAAGKDPLAYRLELLKGKPRFARALETAAAKAGWGTPAPEGRARGLAVHESFGSIIAEVAEVSVEGGRIKVHAVTAAVDCGTAVNPLGIEAQVQGSIAFGLTAALHGKLTIEDGRVIESNFHDYPALRMFEMPKISVHLIPSDAKMGGIGEPATAPVAPAVANAVFALTKQRLRTLPLRLA, encoded by the coding sequence GTGACAGTCTCTCGACGAGGATTCCTCACGGGTGCGGCGGCGAGCACGGCGGGGCTGGTGATCAGCTTCTATGTGCCGAAGATCGTGCACGCCGCGCCCAAGGCCGCGCAGCCGCTGCCGTCCCCGAACGCGTTCCTGCGGATCGGCAGTGATGACTCGATCACCGTCCTGCTCGCGCACTCCGAGATGGGCCAGGGAATCTGGACCGGCCTGGCGATGCTGATCGCGGAAGAGCTCGACTGTGACTGGTCGAAGGTGCGCTGCGAGCACGCCCCCGCGGCGCCGGTCTACGGCCACCCCGCCATGGGCATCCAGATGACGGGCGGGTCCACGTCCACGCATGGCGAGTTCGACCGGTACCGCAACGTGGGCGCGACGGCGAAGGCGCTGCTCCTGCGCGCAGCCGCGGAGCGATGGAAGACCACGCCAGCGAAGCTCTCCGCCGCGAACGGGGTGATCACCTTCGGTGGAGAAAGGCTGACGTACGGCGCGGTCGCCGAGGCGGCGATGAAGCTGTCCCCTCCGAAGACGGTGAAGCTCAAGGAGCCGAAGGAGTGGAAGCTGATCGGCACCAAGGTGCGCCGGCTCGACACGCCCGAGAAGATCAACGGCAAGGCACAGTTCGGGATCGACGTCTCGTTCCCCGGGCTGCGCACCGCTGTCGTGCTGCGGCCGCCGGCGTTCGGCGCGAAGCTCGTGAAGTTCGATGCCGCCGATGCGCTGAAGGTCCCTGGCGTCGAGAAGGTCGTCCAGACCGCGAACGGTGTCGCGGTGGTCGCCAGCCACTTCTGGGCGGCGAAGCTCGGCCGTGATGCCGTGCGCGCGGAGTGGTCGACGCCCGAGGGCGGCGGTGCCAGCTCCGAGAAGATCCTCGCCGAGTTCCGCCAGCTCTCGCTCGGCGAGGGCTCGACCGTGGCCGACACCGGCAAGGTGAAGGAAGCGCTCAACCTCTCCGCCAGCAAGCTCGAGGCGTCGTACGAGGTGCCGTACCTCGCGCACGCCATGATGGAGCCGCTCAACTGCACCGTGAAGATCGACGGTGATCGCTGCGAGATCTGGACGGGGACCCAGTTCCAGACCGTTGATCAGGGCACCGCGGCGCACATCCTGGGCACGACGCCCGACAAGGTCACGATCCACACCACGTTCCTCGGCGGTGGCTTCGGCCGCCGCGCGAACCCGGCGTCGGACTTCGTCTCCGAGGCCGTGATCGTCGCGAAGGCGGCCGGCGTCCCGGTCAAGGTCGTCTGGACGCGCGAGGACGACATGCGCGGTGGGTACTACCGCCCCGCCTACGTCCACCGCGTCAACGTCGGCATCGACAAGGCGGGCCTGCCCGCAGCGTGGCATCACGTCATCGTCGGGCAGTCGATCCTCGCTGGCACTCCGTTCGAGAAGTTCATGGTCCACAACGGCATCGACGCGACGTCAGTCGAAGGCGTCGCCGACTCGCCTTATCTCGAGACCACGAAGTCCAAGCACGTCTCGCTGCACTCCCCGAAGACCCCGGTCACCGTGCTGTGGTGGCGCTCCGTGGGCCACACGCATACCGCGTTCGCGATGGAGAGCATGATCGACGAGCTGGCACACGCCGCCGGCAAGGATCCGCTCGCGTACCGCCTGGAGCTTCTGAAGGGGAAGCCTCGGTTCGCGCGCGCACTCGAGACGGCCGCAGCCAAGGCGGGCTGGGGAACGCCCGCCCCCGAGGGCCGGGCGCGGGGCCTCGCGGTGCACGAGTCGTTTGGCTCGATCATCGCCGAGGTCGCGGAGGTCTCGGTCGAGGGGGGACGCATCAAGGTCCACGCGGTGACGGCGGCGGTCGACTGCGGAACCGCGGTCAACCCGCTCGGAATCGAGGCTCAGGTCCAGGGCTCGATCGCGTTCGGGCTGACTGCGGCGCTCCACGGCAAGCTGACCATCGAGGACGGCAGGGTCATCGAGAGCAACTTCCACGACTATCCCGCGCTTCGCATGTTCGAGATGCCGAAGATCAGTGTTCACCTGATCCCCAGTGACGCGAAGATGGGTGGCATTGGCGAGCCAGCGACCGCGCCCGTCGCTCCCGCCGTTGCGAACGCGGTGTTCGCGCTTACCAAGCAACGGCTGCGCACGCTGCCGCTGCGCCTCGCATAG
- a CDS encoding catalase family peroxidase, giving the protein MADPVQEAVDAMEKHTGTVQGYRRAHPRGLVFHATFTPTPEARPLTAAEHFQGPPVHTLVRFSNASGSPHAPDRGSDRQGAVLGLAVRFDLPSGKHATWAAANIPAFVARTPEEFLQVTRAQRPNASPHPLRMLGYILTHLHALPGIRGIVGTKPAPSFAHCQYNSVHAYHLVDAQGQRRAFRYRWVPSAGAATLSPAEARKRPEQYLLDELRERVSRERVTFNLVFQLANPGDPTHDATRPWPEDRQKIPAGQLVIDSLYEDQRESERFVFDPTGVVPGIELSDDPILHFRAKVYSESYNRRSSETKPEPKPADLRQ; this is encoded by the coding sequence ATGGCGGACCCAGTTCAAGAGGCAGTCGATGCCATGGAGAAGCACACCGGCACGGTGCAGGGGTACCGCCGGGCCCATCCCAGAGGGCTGGTGTTCCACGCGACCTTTACTCCGACGCCTGAAGCCCGGCCGCTGACGGCCGCGGAGCACTTCCAGGGTCCTCCTGTGCATACGCTCGTGCGGTTCTCGAACGCCTCGGGGAGCCCCCATGCTCCAGACCGGGGCTCGGATCGCCAGGGGGCAGTGCTGGGCCTGGCGGTGCGGTTCGATCTGCCCTCCGGGAAGCACGCCACGTGGGCCGCCGCGAACATCCCGGCCTTCGTCGCCCGCACTCCCGAGGAGTTCCTCCAGGTCACCCGGGCGCAGCGGCCGAACGCCTCGCCCCATCCCCTGCGCATGCTCGGGTACATCCTGACGCATCTCCATGCGCTCCCGGGCATCCGGGGGATTGTCGGCACCAAGCCAGCGCCCAGCTTTGCCCACTGCCAGTACAACAGTGTCCACGCCTACCATCTGGTGGATGCGCAGGGGCAGCGCAGGGCCTTTCGCTACCGCTGGGTGCCCTCGGCGGGAGCCGCCACCTTGAGCCCGGCGGAGGCTCGAAAGCGCCCGGAGCAGTACCTGCTCGACGAGCTCCGGGAGCGTGTCAGCCGCGAGCGCGTCACGTTCAACCTCGTCTTCCAGCTGGCCAACCCAGGTGATCCGACCCACGACGCCACCCGGCCATGGCCCGAGGATCGGCAGAAAATCCCGGCGGGGCAGCTGGTGATCGACTCGCTGTACGAGGATCAGCGGGAGTCCGAGCGGTTCGTCTTCGATCCCACCGGAGTGGTGCCAGGCATCGAGCTGTCCGATGATCCGATCCTGCACTTCCGCGCGAAGGTGTACTCAGAGTCCTACAACCGCCGCTCTTCCGAAACGAAGCCGGAGCCCAAGCCCGCTGACCTGCGGCAATGA
- a CDS encoding nicotinate phosphoribosyltransferase, which yields MGTSLLATDGYKFSMAEAGWPLRKETFYYTHRKGGLQIVPLDIPAFVRGLLPDPKPEDYEFLSRNDYEMGVGFKAAIQNKERLVIHALPRGALFYPKEPVLSLCGPSALVSWIEPLLIQLNFRIQVATQALADRDTLARALAVLTCEEQKRIALETLDAVGVKPVPMRADPEAYSQRVLAQVRELVEIVEDPNRIFEVGLRAATCLEQHELALRACKEAGVARTSNVEGARKLGMIPVGTMGHEHIQRYGSDEAAFRAMRERRPQRSSYLLDTYDTLASGLPAAYRLMREEPNRGDSIRFDSGNKKLQYLYAVTQARDLGVRPVNILEDGLDAAATREFEELRRQVGWEPSAQFYGYGGHIVARTMECPFTRDRVAAIYKLSLTGHTPTMKFGNEAAEGKQSVPGAPILFRRRHGSGPIGLIGQEGEQPPEGYFQLTDSAAEAPSFVGAQAPESQEGRVAYTPATQELVDQLRRRHFPQAR from the coding sequence ATGGGGACATCGCTGCTCGCGACGGACGGCTACAAGTTCAGCATGGCGGAGGCGGGGTGGCCACTTCGCAAGGAGACCTTCTATTACACGCACCGCAAGGGCGGTCTCCAGATCGTACCTCTGGACATCCCTGCCTTCGTGCGTGGCCTGCTGCCCGATCCCAAGCCCGAGGACTATGAGTTCCTCTCGCGCAATGACTACGAGATGGGCGTCGGCTTCAAGGCCGCCATCCAGAACAAGGAAAGGCTCGTCATCCACGCCTTGCCTCGCGGCGCGCTCTTCTACCCGAAGGAGCCCGTGCTCTCGCTCTGCGGACCCTCGGCCCTGGTCTCCTGGATCGAGCCGCTGCTGATCCAGCTCAACTTCCGCATCCAGGTGGCCACCCAGGCGCTCGCGGATCGGGACACGCTGGCCCGAGCCCTCGCCGTGCTCACCTGCGAGGAGCAGAAGCGCATCGCGCTGGAGACGCTGGACGCCGTGGGCGTCAAGCCCGTGCCCATGCGCGCCGACCCCGAGGCCTACTCCCAGCGCGTGCTGGCCCAGGTGCGCGAGCTGGTGGAGATCGTCGAGGATCCGAACCGCATCTTCGAGGTGGGCCTGCGCGCCGCCACTTGCCTGGAGCAGCATGAGCTTGCCCTGCGCGCCTGCAAGGAGGCGGGCGTGGCGCGCACCTCCAACGTGGAGGGCGCTCGCAAGCTGGGGATGATCCCGGTGGGCACCATGGGCCACGAGCACATCCAGCGCTACGGCTCGGACGAGGCCGCCTTCCGCGCCATGCGCGAGCGCCGGCCCCAGCGCTCCAGCTACCTGCTGGACACCTATGACACGCTGGCCTCGGGCCTGCCCGCCGCCTACCGGCTGATGCGCGAGGAGCCGAACCGAGGGGACTCCATCCGCTTCGACTCGGGCAACAAGAAGCTCCAGTACCTCTACGCCGTCACCCAGGCGCGGGACCTCGGCGTGCGCCCCGTGAACATCCTCGAGGACGGCCTGGACGCCGCCGCCACCCGCGAGTTCGAGGAGCTGCGCCGCCAGGTGGGCTGGGAGCCCTCCGCGCAGTTCTACGGCTACGGCGGCCACATCGTCGCGCGCACCATGGAGTGCCCCTTCACGCGCGACCGGGTGGCGGCCATCTACAAGCTGTCCCTTACGGGCCACACGCCGACCATGAAGTTCGGCAACGAGGCCGCCGAGGGCAAGCAGAGCGTGCCGGGCGCCCCCATCCTCTTCCGGCGGCGCCATGGCTCCGGGCCCATCGGGCTCATCGGCCAGGAGGGCGAGCAGCCGCCCGAGGGCTACTTCCAGCTCACGGACAGCGCCGCCGAAGCGCCCTCGTTCGTTGGGGCGCAGGCGCCCGAGTCCCAGGAGGGGCGGGTGGCCTATACCCCCGCCACCCAGGAACTGGTGGACCAGCTGCGCCGCCGCCACTTCCCCCAGGCGCGCTAG
- a CDS encoding RICIN domain-containing protein: protein MNRKIAGISLLGWILSLSACSAAPSDELSNGEPLAEVASEIRRGPLPWVNTATLRCLDSNSNGNVYTLGCNRGAYQNWTNTPLTFGDQIRNQATGWCLDSNNNGNVYTLPCNGGSYQQWVVTYKGAFGYEMRNVATGYCLDSNTSGDVYTLGCNGGNFQRWR from the coding sequence ATGAACAGAAAGATCGCTGGTATTTCGCTGCTGGGTTGGATTCTCTCGCTCTCCGCCTGTTCAGCTGCCCCGAGCGACGAACTGAGCAATGGCGAGCCCCTCGCGGAGGTGGCATCGGAGATAAGAAGGGGACCATTGCCCTGGGTAAATACTGCCACGCTGCGCTGTCTCGACAGTAACAGCAACGGGAACGTTTACACGCTGGGCTGTAACAGGGGGGCGTATCAGAACTGGACGAACACTCCGCTCACATTCGGGGACCAGATTCGCAATCAAGCAACCGGATGGTGTCTGGACAGTAATAACAACGGCAATGTCTACACTTTGCCCTGCAATGGTGGCAGTTACCAGCAGTGGGTCGTGACCTACAAGGGGGCTTTCGGATACGAAATGAGAAACGTGGCCACCGGATACTGTCTGGACAGCAATACCAGCGGCGACGTTTATACGTTGGGGTGCAACGGCGGCAATTTCCAGCGCTGGCGTTGA
- a CDS encoding TonB family protein: MPPASSRRLLFALALSLGVHAAVWLVLAARGRESSEQRPVPPPTPGMLQFVEVEVSPPPKPPEPPPPPPKPEPARPPRAAPKPLAAVTPPVPPPPASEAPAPPAPAPVTDAPRADAPLSADTPRLGGPRLAPSLSLTPGGEVAVSPSATGVPQGLPAQSAQQVVDTLTQETLGKGKVQRGLVHPYFTQLGKSLLKSWDAERAVTSHGLKGFLEQAQENSKAWNSIWRDRAAAYGASGSPLEADPALKPDRRPPNALSNPNLEARRTMRQQMREEFQSTRRAVIRVVQDAQGRLLEVTLVSPSNNAQVDKEAMKDVRTAAEQLPPPPPEALAGKQTLTSLWQFELIISITPPVPTLSFEFDEALKFVDMRLPLDRRIYKRVRLLSVQ, encoded by the coding sequence ATGCCCCCGGCCTCATCCCGCCGCCTGCTGTTCGCTCTCGCCCTCAGCCTCGGCGTGCATGCAGCGGTGTGGCTCGTGCTGGCGGCCCGCGGCCGGGAGTCCTCGGAGCAGCGCCCGGTCCCTCCTCCTACTCCGGGGATGCTCCAGTTCGTCGAGGTAGAGGTCTCGCCTCCCCCCAAGCCTCCGGAGCCTCCACCGCCTCCTCCCAAGCCGGAGCCCGCGCGTCCTCCTCGCGCCGCACCGAAGCCCCTTGCCGCGGTAACGCCTCCTGTTCCGCCTCCACCTGCGTCCGAGGCTCCCGCTCCTCCCGCGCCCGCCCCCGTGACGGATGCGCCCCGAGCCGATGCGCCCCTCTCAGCAGATACGCCTCGACTCGGAGGGCCGCGCCTCGCCCCTTCACTCTCGCTCACACCCGGCGGCGAGGTCGCCGTCTCGCCCTCTGCCACGGGAGTGCCCCAAGGACTCCCGGCCCAATCCGCGCAGCAGGTGGTGGACACGCTCACCCAGGAGACGCTCGGCAAGGGCAAGGTGCAGCGCGGTCTGGTGCACCCCTACTTCACCCAACTCGGAAAGAGCCTGCTCAAATCGTGGGACGCCGAGCGCGCCGTCACCTCGCACGGCCTCAAGGGCTTCCTGGAGCAGGCCCAGGAGAACAGCAAGGCGTGGAACTCCATCTGGAGAGACCGGGCCGCGGCCTACGGAGCCTCGGGCTCGCCGCTGGAGGCGGACCCCGCGCTGAAGCCGGACCGCAGGCCCCCGAACGCGCTCTCCAATCCCAACCTGGAGGCGCGTCGCACCATGCGCCAGCAGATGCGCGAGGAGTTCCAGTCCACCCGCCGCGCCGTCATCCGCGTGGTGCAGGACGCGCAGGGGCGGCTCTTGGAGGTGACGCTCGTGTCTCCCAGCAACAATGCTCAGGTGGACAAGGAGGCCATGAAGGACGTGCGCACCGCCGCCGAGCAGCTCCCGCCCCCGCCTCCTGAGGCGCTCGCGGGCAAGCAGACGCTCACAAGCCTCTGGCAGTTCGAGCTGATCATCTCCATCACCCCACCGGTGCCCACGCTCAGCTTCGAGTTCGACGAGGCGCTGAAGTTCGTGGACATGCGGCTGCCGCTGGACCGGCGCATCTACAAGCGTGTGCGGCTGCTCTCGGTCCAGTGA
- a CDS encoding PQQ-dependent sugar dehydrogenase has product MTGRRFSLPLGNGVKRSARCGAMPLHQRLGLVAALCASALLACSDRPSTESDAGVEMDAGSRTDAGAQNPTNDAGVADGGGSSDAGTSDAGTSLKNSCLGPSSANVANARLPAGYCAWTWATVANPRGLIVAPNGDVLVVERTAGRITALYDSNGDGVSDSSERATLVEVSGLNHGITLHDGYLYASSATRVLRWPFATGTRAALSGQEEVVTGIPSGGPAGGHVTRTIIFDAQGRLYVSVGSAANVDSDSTRARIRRFTATQAQAGNVAFTDGEVFADGLRNEVGLRFDSQGRLWGVENGRDNLNRADLGGDIHTDNPAEELNLFAEAGRFYGYPYCFSEFLLPSGVGMGPTTQWADPGFMNDGTHSDAWCRNVNNVVPPMLAMPAHVAPLDIVFYDGASFPPEVVGDAFVSFHGSWNRQPAQGYEVVRVVFENGLPVRYEPFFEFDSASDTAAGWPHRPVGLGVGPNGELFVSSDASGQIIAIGYQR; this is encoded by the coding sequence ATGACTGGAAGACGCTTCTCCCTCCCGCTCGGCAACGGCGTCAAGAGGTCGGCCCGTTGCGGAGCCATGCCGCTTCACCAACGACTTGGGCTCGTCGCAGCGCTCTGTGCCTCTGCCCTCCTGGCTTGTTCAGACCGGCCCTCCACCGAGAGCGATGCCGGCGTCGAAATGGATGCCGGGAGTCGGACCGATGCCGGAGCTCAAAACCCAACGAATGACGCCGGTGTGGCCGACGGCGGCGGGAGTTCCGATGCCGGCACTTCCGATGCTGGGACTTCTCTCAAGAACAGCTGCCTGGGGCCTTCGAGCGCCAACGTGGCCAATGCGAGGTTGCCAGCGGGGTACTGTGCATGGACCTGGGCGACCGTTGCCAATCCGCGAGGGTTGATCGTCGCTCCGAACGGAGACGTTCTGGTGGTCGAGCGCACCGCGGGTCGAATCACCGCGCTCTACGATTCGAACGGTGACGGCGTTTCGGATTCATCCGAACGGGCGACGCTGGTCGAGGTCAGCGGGCTCAACCATGGCATCACACTGCACGACGGATATCTCTATGCCTCTTCCGCGACGCGCGTCCTCCGTTGGCCGTTCGCAACCGGAACGAGAGCAGCGCTGAGCGGCCAGGAAGAAGTGGTGACCGGCATCCCTTCGGGCGGCCCTGCGGGCGGCCATGTCACCCGGACGATCATCTTTGACGCCCAAGGCCGCCTCTACGTGAGCGTCGGTTCAGCCGCGAACGTGGACAGCGATTCGACGCGCGCTCGCATCCGTCGCTTCACCGCAACCCAGGCTCAGGCGGGCAACGTGGCTTTCACGGACGGCGAGGTGTTTGCCGATGGCCTTCGGAACGAAGTAGGCCTGCGTTTCGACAGTCAGGGCCGGCTGTGGGGCGTGGAGAACGGGCGAGACAATCTTAATCGTGCCGACCTCGGGGGCGACATTCACACCGACAATCCCGCTGAAGAGCTGAACCTCTTCGCCGAAGCCGGGCGGTTCTATGGCTACCCCTATTGCTTCAGTGAGTTTCTGCTTCCGTCGGGTGTGGGAATGGGCCCGACGACGCAGTGGGCAGATCCGGGCTTCATGAATGATGGCACCCACTCCGATGCGTGGTGCCGCAATGTCAACAATGTGGTGCCTCCGATGTTGGCGATGCCCGCTCACGTTGCGCCGCTCGACATCGTCTTCTACGACGGCGCGTCCTTCCCGCCCGAGGTGGTCGGCGACGCCTTCGTCAGCTTCCACGGTTCCTGGAATCGACAGCCCGCCCAGGGCTACGAGGTGGTGCGGGTGGTGTTCGAGAACGGGCTGCCGGTTCGCTACGAGCCGTTCTTCGAGTTCGACAGCGCCAGCGACACCGCAGCCGGCTGGCCGCATCGGCCGGTGGGGTTGGGTGTGGGCCCCAATGGCGAGTTGTTTGTGAGCAGCGACGCGTCAGGCCAAATCATCGCAATCGGCTACCAGCGATAA